The proteins below are encoded in one region of Brachyspira intermedia PWS/A:
- the fsa gene encoding fructose-6-phosphate aldolase → MKFFIDTANVDEIKKANDMGVICGVTTNPSLIAKEGRDFKKTIEEITTIVDGPISGEVKATTVKAEDMIAEAREIAKIHKNMVVKIPMTDEGLKAVKVLAKEGIKTNVTLIFSANQALLAARAGATYVSPFIGRLDDISMDGLELIRTISEIFATHAIETEIISASVRHPIHVTECALAGADIATVPYSVILQMTKHPLTDQGIEKFKKDYEAVFGK, encoded by the coding sequence ATGAAATTTTTTATAGATACAGCAAATGTTGATGAGATTAAAAAAGCTAATGATATGGGTGTAATTTGCGGAGTTACTACAAACCCATCTTTAATAGCTAAAGAAGGAAGGGATTTCAAAAAAACTATAGAAGAAATTACTACTATAGTTGACGGTCCTATATCTGGTGAAGTTAAAGCTACTACTGTTAAAGCTGAAGACATGATTGCAGAGGCTAGAGAAATAGCTAAAATACATAAAAACATGGTAGTTAAAATTCCTATGACTGATGAAGGTTTAAAAGCTGTAAAGGTTCTTGCTAAAGAAGGAATTAAAACTAATGTTACTTTAATATTCTCTGCTAATCAGGCATTACTTGCTGCAAGAGCTGGTGCTACTTATGTTTCTCCTTTCATTGGAAGACTTGATGATATATCAATGGACGGACTTGAACTTATAAGAACTATTTCAGAAATTTTTGCTACTCATGCAATAGAGACTGAAATTATTTCTGCAAGCGTAAGACATCCTATACATGTTACTGAATGTGCTTTAGCTGGTGCTGATATTGCTACTGTTCCATACAGTGTTATACTTCAAATGACTAAACACCCTTTAACTGATCAAGGTATAGAAAAATTCAAAAAAGATTACGAGGCTGTTTTTGGTAAATAA
- a CDS encoding phage terminase large subunit, whose product MNIKFDILKPFEKWANTEKRLKIAYGGRGGGKSESIARILIAKSFEKSGVILCSREIQKSISYSTYPLLISIIKELKLEKFFNIKRNEIINKITNCKFIFLGIRECSIEEIKSIYNVRICFIEEAQTLTQRSYEILEPSIRAEKSEIWIAFNPRFETDFIYQTVSKFNLENKFYTDKNNNKYNYQEYEDNNILITFINYDGNYYFSDILNKSRLSTLKLMPKMYDHIWLGKIKNKQGKIFLYSKLKFYDDNLKENINKINSSEHKAVVDPAFGEYNCFTSAIIYTQIGEDIYLIDSGLIRNDSNSTTDESIINFLSNKNIKKILCESNFAQKELVKRLEKHFEVTPFYVHKNKAERIVNASYLIYDKVYFPKSWQKVPEGSDTDKWLKTNNGRGYIALRQLLNFDDSLVGSSIKGDAFSYLDFPDALSSLIFFGIEEIINEENDDKMNLVNAIFGE is encoded by the coding sequence ATGAATATAAAATTTGATATACTAAAACCTTTTGAAAAATGGGCAAATACTGAAAAGAGATTGAAAATAGCTTATGGAGGACGAGGAGGTGGAAAAAGTGAATCCATAGCAAGAATATTGATAGCTAAAAGTTTTGAAAAAAGCGGAGTAATACTATGCTCAAGAGAAATACAAAAATCAATATCCTACTCAACCTACCCTCTTTTAATAAGTATCATAAAAGAATTGAAATTAGAAAAGTTTTTTAATATAAAAAGAAATGAAATCATTAATAAAATTACAAACTGCAAATTTATATTTTTAGGTATTAGAGAATGTTCTATAGAGGAAATTAAATCTATTTATAATGTGAGAATATGCTTTATAGAAGAAGCCCAAACTCTCACTCAAAGAAGCTACGAAATATTAGAGCCTTCAATAAGAGCTGAAAAAAGTGAAATATGGATAGCATTTAATCCTAGATTTGAAACAGATTTTATTTATCAAACAGTAAGTAAATTTAATTTGGAAAATAAATTCTATACAGATAAAAATAATAATAAATATAATTATCAAGAATATGAAGATAATAATATTTTAATTACATTTATAAATTATGATGGTAATTATTATTTCAGTGATATATTAAATAAATCAAGACTTTCTACTTTAAAACTCATGCCTAAAATGTATGATCATATTTGGCTTGGAAAAATAAAAAATAAACAAGGTAAAATTTTCTTATATTCAAAATTAAAATTCTATGATGATAATTTAAAAGAAAATATAAATAAAATCAATTCATCAGAACATAAAGCAGTGGTAGATCCCGCATTCGGTGAATATAATTGTTTTACTTCAGCAATAATATATACACAAATAGGAGAAGATATTTATTTAATAGACTCCGGACTTATAAGAAATGATTCCAACTCCACTACAGATGAAAGCATAATAAATTTTCTATCAAATAAAAACATAAAAAAAATATTATGCGAATCAAATTTTGCACAAAAAGAATTGGTAAAAAGATTAGAAAAACATTTTGAAGTTACTCCGTTTTATGTGCATAAAAATAAGGCAGAGAGAATTGTAAATGCAAGCTATTTAATATACGATAAAGTTTATTTTCCAAAGAGCTGGCAGAAAGTACCAGAAGGCTCCGATACAGATAAATGGCTTAAAACTAATAATGGACGAGGTTATATAGCTTTAAGGCAGCTGCTTAATTTCGATGATTCACTTGTTGGAAGCAGTATTAAAGGAGATGCATTTAGTTATTTAGATTTTCCGGATGCTTTATCTAGTTTAATATTCTTTGGTATTGAAGAAATAATAAATGAAGAAAATGATGATAAAATGAATTTAGTTAATGCTATTTTCGGAGAATAG
- a CDS encoding aldo/keto reductase: protein MFDSLKDTFTLNNGYKIPCIGFGTWQTPDGETAVNSVIEAIKSGYKHIDTAAIYGNEKSIGKAIKESGINRNELFITSKVWNKDRGYKTTLAAFEKTINDLQIDYLDLYLIHWPASVNKFNDWDNINLETWRAMTELYKAGKIKSIGVSNFMPHHLKSLMETEVKPMVDQIEFHPGFMQEETFKYCNDNNILVEAWSPLGTGKMLDNETLKIVASKYNKSVAQICIRWCLQNNTLPLPKSVTASRIKENTEIFDFVISDEDMKTINAMEYCGGSGHHPDKVNF from the coding sequence ATGTTTGATAGTTTGAAAGATACATTCACTTTAAATAATGGTTATAAGATTCCATGTATAGGATTTGGTACTTGGCAGACTCCTGATGGTGAAACTGCTGTTAACTCTGTAATAGAAGCTATAAAGTCAGGATACAAACATATTGATACTGCGGCAATTTACGGAAATGAAAAGAGTATAGGAAAAGCTATTAAAGAAAGCGGCATAAACAGAAATGAACTTTTTATAACAAGTAAGGTTTGGAATAAGGATAGAGGATACAAAACAACATTAGCTGCTTTTGAAAAAACTATTAATGATTTACAGATTGATTATTTAGATTTATATCTTATTCATTGGCCTGCATCGGTAAATAAATTCAATGATTGGGATAATATTAATTTAGAAACTTGGAGAGCTATGACAGAACTTTATAAAGCTGGTAAAATAAAATCAATAGGAGTTTCAAATTTCATGCCTCATCATTTGAAATCATTGATGGAAACAGAAGTTAAGCCTATGGTTGATCAAATAGAGTTTCATCCCGGTTTTATGCAGGAAGAAACTTTCAAATACTGTAATGATAATAATATATTGGTAGAGGCATGGAGTCCTCTTGGTACAGGCAAGATGCTTGATAATGAAACATTAAAGATAGTAGCTTCTAAATATAATAAATCTGTAGCCCAAATTTGTATAAGATGGTGTTTACAGAATAATACTTTGCCTTTGCCTAAATCTGTAACTGCTTCACGTATAAAAGAGAATACTGAAATTTTTGATTTTGTTATAAGCGATGAGGATATGAAAACAATTAATGCTATGGAATATTGCGGCGGTTCCGGACATCATCCTGATAAGGTTAATTTTTGA